In a genomic window of Acropora muricata isolate sample 2 chromosome 2, ASM3666990v1, whole genome shotgun sequence:
- the LOC136891296 gene encoding CUB and peptidase domain-containing protein 2-like produces MKLGLIICAVIFSEVINASQHSCGSVQNNILRSPGYPSNYPSNIHCVYRVRIPLNKGLLISFNYFSLESHSSCGYDYLRITDANSNTIGTYCGDQTGKSVRVLGTAAVLTFHTDGSVQNRGFQLFFSFFSAIPRLQVCSK; encoded by the exons ctGTAATTTTCAGTGAGGTGATCAATGCTTCCCAGCACA GTTGTGGTTctgttcaaaataatattttgagaaGTCCTGGATATCCAAGCAATTATCCGAGCAATATTCATTGCGTTTATCGAGTTCGTATTCCCTTAAATAAAGGGTTGCTTATTTcctttaattatttctctttggaaAGCCATTCCAGTTGCGG TTATGACTATTTAAGGATCACTGATGCCAATAGCAACACAATTGGCACATACTGTGGAGATCAGACGGGTAAAAGTGTACGCGTTTTGGGCACCGCTGCTGTGCTGACATTTCACACGGACGGAAGTGTTCAAAATAGAGGATTTCAGTTGTTCTTCTCGTTTTTTTCGGCAATCCCCCG CTTGCAGGTctgttcaaaataa